The nucleotide sequence TTTAGATGTATTACCTAAAACAGCATTGAAACGTATAAAAATGAGAGGTAAAATGGATCTTATAGAAAAAAAATCATTTGTTTTTTTTAATAAAATCAGGAAAAAATATTTGTCTTTAATTAAAAACAAAAAAAATGTAATTATAATTAATGCTAATTTAAATATAAAAAAAGTAATGTTATCTTTAATTTATCAATTAAAAAATTGGTTAATAAAAAATGAGTATAAATAATTATCCTTGGTTGAATGAAATTTATAAAAATGTTATTCGTCAATATAAAAAAAATATATTACATCACGCTATATTAATAGAATCTTTTTACAAAGTAAAAAAAAAAAAACTAATATTAGAAATTACTAAATGGTTATTATGTAAAAAAAAAAAATATTATAAAAGTTGCAATATATGTGCTAATTGCAAATTAGTCATGTCTAATAATTATCCTGACTTATATTTAATAAAAGAAAAATTAGATAATTTAAAAAAAACAGGAGTAAACGAAATCAGAAAAATTATCAATAATATATATTATAAACCTCAATATGGAAAAAAAAAAATTGTTTGGTTATTCAAAGTTTCCAATATGAACAAATTTCAAATAAATTCTTTACTAAAAGTTTTAGAAGAGCCTCCAAAAAACACCTGGTTTTTTATATCAGATATAAAAAATAACAAATTGCTAGAAACATTTCGTAGTAGATGTTTAGTTTACACTATAATAGTCCCTATTAATATAAGCATAAAATGGTTGAATAAATATACTAATTATAACAATGAACAATGTTTTATAGCTATTAAATTAAATAATAATTCTCCTATTGATGCAAAAAAAGAAATTAATAATTTTTTGTTAGAAAAAAGATTTTTTTTATATCAAAAATTTTTATTTTCAATTAAAAAAAATGATTTTGTTTCATTATTCGATCATTTAAATTCTAAAAATGTAATTCAAAACATATTATGGATATGTTTTTTATTATTAGACGTTATTAAATATAAGTTAAACTGTTTAAATTTTATTTTAAATAAAGATTGCAAAAATATAATATATAATATTTCTAAGATATATTCATATAGAAAAGTAGTTGAAATTATTAACATTTTTTTTAAATGCAGATATAACATTATAAATATACCAAATATTAACACAGAACTGTTGATAATAGATTCTTTGATAAAATGTGAAAAATTTTAAATAACTAATAGGTAATAATTATGTTTTTAATAGATTCTCATTGTCATTTAGACAGACTAAATTATAAAAATATACATAAAAATATTGATGATGTAATAAAAAAGGCATTTAAACATAATGTTAAATTTATGTTAACAATATCAACTTCAATATCTAATTTTAAAAAAACCTTTAAAATGTTAAAAAATAAATTTATTAATGTTAGAATTTCATGTGGAATACATCCTTTATATATTTCTAAAAATAGTAATATTGAAAAAATGTTAACTTTATCAAAAAATGAGTATGTGATTGGGATAGGAGAAACTGGATTAGATTATACAAATATTAACCATAATAAAAAAAAACAGATAAAATTTTTTAAATATCAAATAGATGTAGCTAAAAAAATAAAAAAACCTATTATAGTACATTCTAGAAATTCTAAAAATGATACTATAAATGTTTTACAAAGAGAAAAATCTGAAATATGTGGAGGAGTTTTACATTGTTTTACAGAAGACATAGATATGGCTAGAAAATTATTAAACATTGGTTTTTATATATCTATTTCAGGTATAATAACTTTTAAAAATACTTATGCATTAAATGAATTAGTAAAATATTTACCTATAGATAGAATTCTTATTGAATCAGATTCACCTTATTTATCTCCAGAACCTTACAGAAAAAAAGAAAACCAACCTGCAAATGTAAGTTTGATTGCTAACCACTTATCTAAAATAAAAAAAATAAATTTGTTTGATTTATCTTATATTTTAAAAAATAACTTTATTAATTTGTTTAACTGCAATTTTTTAAAAAAATATAAATAATATATATTATAAAATACTTTAAGTTAAAATTAATTTATATAGGATCTATATGATTAAAAATGCATTTTCTGGTTTACAAAAAATAGGTAAATCATTGATGTTACCTGTATCAGTATTACCTATAGCTGGTATATTATTAGGCATAGGTTCTGCTCATTTTTCTTTTATACCTAATATTATATCTCGAGTGATGTTAGAATCAGGTAGTTCTGTTTTCACAAATATGCCGTTAATTTTTTCCATAGGTATAGCATTAGGTTTTACTAAAAATGATGGTGTTTCAGCATTAGCAGCAGTAGTTGCTTATGGAATAATGACAAAAACTATGTTGGTAGTAGCTCCATTTTTTTTACACATAAATATTCCAGGAATAGATATAAAACATATTTTAGACACAGGTATATTAGGAGGAATAATATCTGGAGGTATTTCAGCTTTAATGTTTAATATTTTTTATAAAATAAAATTACCTGATTATTTAGGTTTTTTTGCTGGCAAACGTTTTGTTCCTATTATTGCAGGAATATTATCTATATTTATAGGGATATTATTAGCAATAATATGGCCTCCAATAGGAAAAGCAATACAAATATTTTCCCAATGGGCTGCATATCAAAATCCTATGCTTGCCTTTGGAATATATGGTTTTGTAGAAAGAACATTAGTTCCATTTGGATTGCATCATATATGGAATGTACCATTTCAGATGCAAATAGGTGAATATACAAATTCAATTGGACAAGTTTTTCATGGAGACATCTCTAGATACATGGCAGGAGATTCAACAGCTGGAAAATTATCAGGTGGTTTCTTATTTAAAATGTATGGTTTACCAGCAGCAGCTATAGCAATTTTGCATTGTGCAGATAAAAAAAACAAAAAACAAATAAGCGGAGTCATGTTATCTGCAGCACTAACTTCTTTTTTAACTGGTATCACGGAACCTATTGAATTTTCTTTTATATTAGTAGCTCCAATATTATATTTTATTCATTCTATTTTAGCAGGTATGGCTTTTCCAATATGTATATTTTTCAACATGAAAGCTGGAATGAGTTTTTCTCACGGTTTGATAGATTTTTTAGTTTTAAGCGGTAATAGTAAAAATGTTTGGTTATTTCCATTGATTGGTTTGTTGTATGGTTTTATATATTATATTATTTTTTACATTATAATTAATAAATTTGACATAAAAACTCCTGGAAGAGAAAAAATAAATATTAGTGTTGTTAAAAATGATAAAGAAATGGCTTCTATAATTATAAAATCGTTAGGAGGAAAAAAAAATATAAATAATTTAGATGCTTGTATAACTAGATTAAGAATTAGTGTTCTTGACAACACAAAAGTTGATGTAAATAAACTAAAAGAAATAGGAGCTGCTGGAGTAATAATATCTGGATTAGGAGTACAAGTCATTTTTGGTACAAAATCAGATAATTTAAAAACATTAATAGAGGAACAAATGAATATTATATAAATAATATATTTGTTAAAAATAAAAAACATTATGGTAAATAACATATTTAAAAAAATTATTAATAAAGAAATAAAATCTAATATTTTATATCAAGATAATATCTTGACGGCTTTTGAAGATATTAATCCTAAAACACCTGTTCATATATTGATAGTTCCAAATATTTTTATAAAAAATACTAATTATATAACACAAAATAACAAATATATTTTTGGAGAAATGTTTTTATTAGCAAAAAAGTTAGCTAAAAAATTTAAAATAAATAAAACCGGATATAAGTTAATAATAAATTGTGGAAAAAATGGTGGTCAAGAAGTAAAGTATTTACATATGCATTTGTTAGGAGGAGTTAAAATAAAAAGTATTGTATAAAATATAAAATTTTATAAAAATGCATGCTTTTAACAGCATGCATTTATTTTTTAATTTTTTGTTTTTTTATAAACTAAAATGGTGCAAAATTCCTATTGATAAATCATTGTTGTTTGTAGGAATTAAGTTGTTTTTAGTAAAATCGTTACTTTTAAGCAAATTTAACTTATAGCTAACATAAGCTAAAGTATTTTTAGACAAATTATAAGATGTTATAAGATGTAAATATTTTGATAAACTTGCAGAACTAATTTTTTTATCATGTGCATTTTTTGCATTTGATAAAAACACACTTTTTGATTGTGAATATATTATAGATGGTTTTAATCCTGATTTAAAATTATAAGATGCTGATAATTTAATATGATTAGTTACATCAGAAATTTTAGAAAAATTTCTAACATCCATATAAGGAACTAAGTTATTTGTATGACTATACAAAGCGGATAAAAATGTTTTATTTAAATTATATTTTAATCCTATTAAATAAGCTTTAGATATCTTATTATTATTTTTTTTTATAAGAGAAGAAAAGTTGTTACTTTGGAAACATGAAAAAACTGTACCTATTCCAGATTTTTTGTTTGTATAGGTAATTTCTGTCCCCCATCCAGAGCCATTTGGATGTTTAACTTTATAATCTTTATTTCTTCCTTGATATTGTAAATTAAGATCTAATCCATTTAAAAAACTAAATAAATTTTTATTACGATAATTAATAATGTTATTTCCTAACCCCAACATATAATTATCTTTAGCATTTAAATGTATATCATTATTTAACATTAAAGAAATAGGGCTTAAATAATCTAATGCCTTATGAATTACTCCATAGTTACGACCATAATCTATAGAACCTAATGACAATATTTTCATACCAACAAACAATAAATTATTTTTAGGTTGAGTATTTTTTTTAATGTCGTAACAATGCTCATTTAATTCTTCTTCCACTTGACCGTGTACGGAAAAAATATTATTTATTTTAAATATTCCTTTCACTCCAAATGTATTATAACTTGCACTGTT is from Buchnera aphidicola (Taiwanaphis decaspermi) and encodes:
- a CDS encoding DNA polymerase III subunit delta' C-terminal domain-containing protein; amino-acid sequence: MSINNYPWLNEIYKNVIRQYKKNILHHAILIESFYKVKKKKLILEITKWLLCKKKKYYKSCNICANCKLVMSNNYPDLYLIKEKLDNLKKTGVNEIRKIINNIYYKPQYGKKKIVWLFKVSNMNKFQINSLLKVLEEPPKNTWFFISDIKNNKLLETFRSRCLVYTIIVPINISIKWLNKYTNYNNEQCFIAIKLNNNSPIDAKKEINNFLLEKRFFLYQKFLFSIKKNDFVSLFDHLNSKNVIQNILWICFLLLDVIKYKLNCLNFILNKDCKNIIYNISKIYSYRKVVEIINIFFKCRYNIINIPNINTELLIIDSLIKCEKF
- a CDS encoding TatD family hydrolase — encoded protein: MFLIDSHCHLDRLNYKNIHKNIDDVIKKAFKHNVKFMLTISTSISNFKKTFKMLKNKFINVRISCGIHPLYISKNSNIEKMLTLSKNEYVIGIGETGLDYTNINHNKKKQIKFFKYQIDVAKKIKKPIIVHSRNSKNDTINVLQREKSEICGGVLHCFTEDIDMARKLLNIGFYISISGIITFKNTYALNELVKYLPIDRILIESDSPYLSPEPYRKKENQPANVSLIANHLSKIKKINLFDLSYILKNNFINLFNCNFLKKYK
- the ptsG gene encoding PTS glucose transporter subunit IIBC, with product MIKNAFSGLQKIGKSLMLPVSVLPIAGILLGIGSAHFSFIPNIISRVMLESGSSVFTNMPLIFSIGIALGFTKNDGVSALAAVVAYGIMTKTMLVVAPFFLHINIPGIDIKHILDTGILGGIISGGISALMFNIFYKIKLPDYLGFFAGKRFVPIIAGILSIFIGILLAIIWPPIGKAIQIFSQWAAYQNPMLAFGIYGFVERTLVPFGLHHIWNVPFQMQIGEYTNSIGQVFHGDISRYMAGDSTAGKLSGGFLFKMYGLPAAAIAILHCADKKNKKQISGVMLSAALTSFLTGITEPIEFSFILVAPILYFIHSILAGMAFPICIFFNMKAGMSFSHGLIDFLVLSGNSKNVWLFPLIGLLYGFIYYIIFYIIINKFDIKTPGREKINISVVKNDKEMASIIIKSLGGKKNINNLDACITRLRISVLDNTKVDVNKLKEIGAAGVIISGLGVQVIFGTKSDNLKTLIEEQMNII
- a CDS encoding HIT domain-containing protein, with amino-acid sequence MVNNIFKKIINKEIKSNILYQDNILTAFEDINPKTPVHILIVPNIFIKNTNYITQNNKYIFGEMFLLAKKLAKKFKINKTGYKLIINCGKNGGQEVKYLHMHLLGGVKIKSIV
- a CDS encoding porin, translating into MNKKFFLGLLFPILLAANNVKAIDLYDNDQKSELYGNMNSDHKINNHRVGSESFISHFGKNSASYNTFGVKGIFKINNIFSVHGQVEEELNEHCYDIKKNTQPKNNLLFVGMKILSLGSIDYGRNYGVIHKALDYLSPISLMLNNDIHLNAKDNYMLGLGNNIINYRNKNLFSFLNGLDLNLQYQGRNKDYKVKHPNGSGWGTEITYTNKKSGIGTVFSCFQSNNFSSLIKKNNNKISKAYLIGLKYNLNKTFLSALYSHTNNLVPYMDVRNFSKISDVTNHIKLSASYNFKSGLKPSIIYSQSKSVFLSNAKNAHDKKISSASLSKYLHLITSYNLSKNTLAYVSYKLNLLKSNDFTKNNLIPTNNNDLSIGILHHFSL